GCGCGCAGGAGCCGCAGGCGCAGGAGCAGGCTGCGACGCCGAGGATGATCACCTTCCGCGAGGCCATCGAGCTGGCGCTGGAGCGCAACCCGACTGTCCGCACGGCGCGCAACAACCTGCGGCTCGACGAGATCGCCGTCCGGCAGGAGAAGACCTCCTTCCTGCCGGACCTGAGGTTCAGCACGTCCACCTCTCAGCGGTACGGGCGAAACTTCAGCCAGGACGAGGGGCGGATCATCAACACGACCACCAACTCGTTCAACGGCTCGATCTCTTCGGGGCTGACCCTGTTCGACGGCTTCGCCAACGTCAACTCGCTGCGCAGTGCGCGGCTGACCGAGGAGGCAGGTGAGTACGAGGTGGAGCGGGCGGAGCAGACGGTGGTCTTCAACGTGATGTCCAACTACCTGGCGCTGATCGAAGCGCGCGAGCAGGTGGTGGTGCAGGAGGAGAACCTGGCGGCTCAGCAGGCGCTGGAGGCCGACATCGCGGCTCGGGTCCAGCAGCAGGTTCGCCCGATCTCCGACCTCTACCAGCAGCAGGCCTCGGTGGCGAGCGCGCGACTGGCGCTGGTGCAGGCGCAGCGCTCCGCCGCGCTGGCGGAGATGCAGCTGCTCCAGACGCTGCAGCTCGACCCCACGCAGGACTACGAATTCGAGATTCCGGAGGTCTCCGCCGTGCAGACGGAGCTCGATTCGCTCGACCTGGAGGAGGCCACCGCGCGGGCGCTGCAACAGCGGGCAGACTTCATCGCGGCGCAGACGATGGTCCAGGCGTCGGAGCACCAGGTGAAGGTGGCGAGGGGCTCATATTGGCCGACCATCTCGCTGTCGGCGAACTATAGCTCGAACTTCTCCAGCCTGGACGAAACCAGCTTCTTCGACCAGCTCGACAACCGGCGCGGCGGCTCGCTGGGCGTGAGCTTCTCGATCCCGCTCTTCGACCGGCTGAACACGCGCAACGCCACGGAGCGAGCGCGCATCCAGGTGGAGAACGCGCGCATCAACCTCGAAACGCTGCGGCAGGACGTGGCCGTGCAGATCCGGACGGCGATGCTCGACCTGCAGTCGGCGCGGGAACAGCTGGCCGCGGCAGAGGCACAGCTCCGCGCCGCGGAGCTGGCATTGCAGTTCTCGCAGCAGCGCTACGACGTGGGTGCCGGGTCGCTGGTCGAGCTCACCCAGGCGCAAACCGCCCAGGTCCGCGCCGCGAGCGACCTGGTTAGTGCGCGCTACCGCCTCGTCTTCCAGACGCGCTTGATGGACTACTACCTGGGCGGCATGACGCCGGAGACGCCGCTGAACTGAGCCCCGGGTCGAAGGGGACAGGGGCTCCGAGCTAGCCGTCGAACGGCACAAGGCTTGGACAGAAGAAGGGTAGAGCAGGAATCACGGTATGCACCGTCCTGCTCTACCCCTTTTTGCACCGTCGTGCGTCGGACCTCACCGGGTGCTGCGCGCTCTCGGCGTAATCCTCCGCGAACCTCTTCGTTCTCCTCTCGGAGCTCGGCCGCTGGCGGTAGCCCCGGAGCGCAGGCGCTCAGTGGACCGCCGCGCGCCGTCGCAGGTCGCTGAAGAAGTGGTTGTCCGCCGCGACGAGCATCGGCGGGGCGCCGATGAGCACGTGCTCGTGGATCGCGGAGGCGGCTTCGTCGGCGTCACCGCTGCGGATCGCTTCCAGCACCGGCTCGTGGTTGGCGGCCACCTGGGTCAGGTCCGCGAAGTGCTCGACGTCGTACAGCACCAGAAAGCGCTCCATCTGCGTGTAGAGGAGCTCCCACACGCGGAGCAGGGTCGGGTGGTCGGCCCAGGCGCAGAGGCGTCCGTGGAAGGCCATGTCGGCTTCGACCACCGCGGTGGCGTCTCCCCGCAGCCCTTCCATCCGCATCCTATCCACCAGCCTCTCCAGCTCAGCGAGCCGTTCCGGCGTCATCCTCTCCACGGCGCGGCGGATCGCGACGCTCTCGACCGCAGCCCGGACGTGGAAGACCTCGAGCATCTTGTCCGGCTCGACCTCCGTCACGAAGGTCCCCCGCCGTCCGCGGCGGATCACCAGGCCGTCGCGCTCGAGCCGATGGAGGGCTTCGCGGACCGAAGCCTGACTGGCGGAGCTCTGCGCGGCGATGTCGAGCTCGACCAGGCGAGTTCCGGGGGTGAGGGTGCCCTGGAGGATCATACGTCGCAGCTCGGACCAGATCTGTTCGACGACCGTGGACGTGCGGCTGCGGCGAAAGGTCAGCTGTTCGGCTTTCATCGGGGAAGGGGTAGGGGAGTGTGTAGGGGAACTGTCCGTAGTCTATCCCAAATTAAGCGACGAATCGCTATACGCCAGATTTGACGCAGGGTTGACGCCCTCCACGGGGGGTGTTATCGATATTCGCCAGACTTCGGGGCCGCCCTCCTCTCCCCGTTGCCAGCCGACTCATCCCTCGTCCGGACATGGAACTTACCTGCACCTCCTTCTCGTTTCCTCTGTTACCGTTCGAGACCAGCCTGCGGCAGATCGCGCTGCTCGACATCCCCAACGTCGACCTGGGAGCCCACGCCGACGGGACGCACCTGCGGCCCGCCGAAATCGAGGCGAACCCGACTCGACAGGCGGACCGGGTGAGCCGCGCCGTCGACGCGGCGGGGATCGGCATCGCCGACCTCTTCCCCACCTTCGGAATGGGGTTCCGTGATCGGCCGGTCAACACCCCCGATCCGGAGGTGCGCGCGGCCAACCGTCGCCGTTTCCAGGCCTTCGTCGAGTTCTGCAAGCGGACCGATTGCCCGGGGATCACGCTCCTCCCCGGGGTCGTCTGGCCGGAGCTGGGGCAGGAGAGCTCCTTCGAGCTCTCGCGCGTGGCACTCACCGAGCTGGTGGAGATCGGCCGCTCGGCGGGGTTGCGGGTGAGCGTCGAGGCACACCTCGAATCCGTGGTCGAGCAACCCGAGCAAGCCCTCGCGCTGGTCGAGGCCGTGCCCGGCCTGCAGCTGACGTTGGATTACTCGCACTTCATCGCTAACGGCATCCCCGCCGAGCGTGTCCACCCCCTCCTCCCGCACGCCGGCCACCTCCACGCTCGCCAGGCCGCCCCGGGATACCTCCAGCGCCCCCGCCGCGAAGGAACCATCGACTTCGGTGACATCGTCCGCCGCCTGAAGGAGATCGGCTACTCCGGCCGGATCTGCGTCGAGTACACCTGGCAGGAATGGAGAGGGTGCAATACGGAGGACGTCGTCTCGGAGAGCGTGATGTTGAGGGATGAGCTGAGGGGCTACATCGAGGCGTGAGCGGGGGGTTACGAATTACGAATTACGAATTACGAATTACCGCTTCCTGCCGACCGCGCGGGCGGCACAGCGCACGCCGCAATGATAGTTCGTTGTACCGACTCGAATTCAAAATTCAAAATTCATAATTCAAAACTTGGGCATTCGTAATTCGTAATTCGCAATTCGTAATTAAGCGAACCGTCATCTCAAATCTCACAACAATTTCCTATGAGGAGCCCTAGGATTCGCGAAGTTCGCGCTTACGTGATCGAGCCGGGGGAGGCGGGGGCGGACTACCACAACCAGGGCAAGGGCCACTGGATCGTGGACACGTCGATCGCCAACCCGATGTCCGTCTACGAGCAGTACCGGGCTTCGCGGACCAGTTGGGGGATCAACGCGCTGGGCACGGTGGTCACCCAGGTCGAGCTGGAGGACGGCACCGTCGGCGTCGGCGCGAGCGTGGGGGGCGAGCCGGCGTGTTACATCATCGAGAAGCACCTCAGCCGCTTCGTCGAGGGGCAGCAGGTGCACAACCTCGAGCTGATGTGGGACATGATGTGGCGCGCCACCATGCCGTACGGCCGCAAGGGGCTGCCTATCCAGGCGATCAGCGCCGTCGACCTGGCGATCTGGGACGCCCTGGGGAAGGTGCGCCAGGAGCCCGTCTACGCCATGCTCGGCGGCAAGACCAAGGACCGGCTACCGGTCTACGCGACCACCGTGCGGCCGGACCTGGCCAAGCAGATGGGTTTCGTCGCAGCCAAGATGCCGTGCCGGCACGGACCGGCGGAGGGGCAGGAGGGGCTGCGCAAGAACGTCGAGGCCTTCATCGAGTGGCGCGAGTCGGTCGGGCCCGACTTCCCGCTCAAGCTCGACTGCTACATGTCCCTGACCGTCCCCTATGCGATCGAGCTGGGGAAGGCGCTGGCGGAGCACGGTCTGTACTGGATCGAGGAGTGCCTGCCGCCCGACGACTACGCCGGGTACGCCGAGCTGAAGCGGGCGCTCACCGGCATCACCCTGGTCACCACGGGTGAGCACGAGTACACGCGCTACGGCTTCCGCGAACTGATCGCCCGCAACGCCGCGGACGTGCTGCAGCCGGACGTCAACTGGGTGGGCGGCCTGACCGAGTGCCGGCGCATCGTGGCCATGGCGGCCGCCTACGACATCCCGGTCATCCCGCACGGCTCCAGCGTCTTCTCCTACCACATGCAGTACGCCTTCAGGAACTGCCCCGTCGGCGAGATCCTGATCATGAGCCCCGAAGCCGACCGCGTCGTGCCCGTCTTCGGTGACCTCTTCGCCAACGAGCCCCTCCCGCGGGACGGCTACATCGACCTCGACGACACCCCGGGCTGGGGGGTGGAGCTGAATCCCAGCTTGAAGCTCGCGCGACCGTACGGCACACGATAGGTGGCTAAGCAGGGATCGGTGCTGGAATTACGAATTACGAATTGCGAATTACTGCTTCCTGCCGGCCGCGCGATAGGCGGCAGTCCGCGGCGTTTTGAGCCTGCATCGTAACTCGTAGTCCCAGCTTCAAGTCAAAATTCAAAATTCATAATTTAAAATTGTGCGATTCGTAATTCGTAATTCGTAATTTTTCCTCTCAGTCTCAAACGCCAACGTAATCTCATGCAAACTTCTCCCACCGCCATCATCACCGGTGGAGCGCGCGGGATTGGATATGCCGCGGCCGAGGTGCTCGGCCGGGATGGCTATGCCCTGGTGCTCGCGGACCTCGACGCCGATGCGGGCGCGGACGCCGCGCTCAAGCTCGAGGAGGCGGGCTATGCGGCCATCGCAGTCCGGACCGACGTGTCCGAGCCGGAGAGCGTGCAGCAGATGGTCGACGAGGTGCTGCGGCGCTTCGGTCGCATCGACGTGCTCGTCAACAACGCGGGCATCGCCGGGCGCGCGGCGCCGATCCACGAGGTGACCATCGAGGAGTGGGACCGCCTCATGGCCATCGACCTGCGCAGCGTATTCCTCTGTTGCCGCGCCGTGCTGCCGGAGATGCTCGCGCGCGGGAAGGGAGCCATCGTCAACGTGGCCTCAGTGGCGGGGAAGGAGGGGAACCCCAACATGGCCCCGTATTCCACCGCGAAGGCGGGCGTCATCGGGTTCACCAAGGCGGTGGCCAAAGAGGTCGCCCAGAAGGGGGTGCGCGTGAACGCCGTCGCCCCCGCCACCGCCGAGACCGACATCCTCAAGACCCTCTCCGAGGAGGCCATCAACTACATGCGCAGCAAGATTCCCATGGGCCGCCTCTGCAAGGTCGAGGAGGTCGCCGAGGTGATCGCCTTCCTCGCCTCCGACCGCGCCAGCTTCGTGACCGGACAGACCTACGATGTGAGCGGCGGCAGATGCACATACTAGGCGGAAATTTTGAATTTCGAATTCTTAATTTTGAATTGTTACCGTGTTAGGAGCTAGGAGTTAGGAGTTAGGAACTAGGAGATAGAGGTCAGGAGTCAGGAGGCCCGAATGAGCCCAATTCAAAATTCAAAATTCAAAATTCAAAATCACCCACGATGTCTCGTCGACTGAACGGGAAGGTTGCCATCGTTACCGGTGCCGCGGCCGGCATCGGGGAGGCGATCGCGCTGCTCATGGGGCAGGAGGGCGCGCGGGTGGTGGTGGCGGACGTGGACGAGCAGGGCGGGGAGGAGACGGCGGCGG
The DNA window shown above is from Longimicrobiaceae bacterium and carries:
- a CDS encoding TolC family protein; protein product: MKNGVFARGATGTRPRARLARFTLVAGLLAFAVLPASAQEPQAQEQAATPRMITFREAIELALERNPTVRTARNNLRLDEIAVRQEKTSFLPDLRFSTSTSQRYGRNFSQDEGRIINTTTNSFNGSISSGLTLFDGFANVNSLRSARLTEEAGEYEVERAEQTVVFNVMSNYLALIEAREQVVVQEENLAAQQALEADIAARVQQQVRPISDLYQQQASVASARLALVQAQRSAALAEMQLLQTLQLDPTQDYEFEIPEVSAVQTELDSLDLEEATARALQQRADFIAAQTMVQASEHQVKVARGSYWPTISLSANYSSNFSSLDETSFFDQLDNRRGGSLGVSFSIPLFDRLNTRNATERARIQVENARINLETLRQDVAVQIRTAMLDLQSAREQLAAAEAQLRAAELALQFSQQRYDVGAGSLVELTQAQTAQVRAASDLVSARYRLVFQTRLMDYYLGGMTPETPLN
- a CDS encoding GntR family transcriptional regulator, which produces MKAEQLTFRRSRTSTVVEQIWSELRRMILQGTLTPGTRLVELDIAAQSSASQASVREALHRLERDGLVIRRGRRGTFVTEVEPDKMLEVFHVRAAVESVAIRRAVERMTPERLAELERLVDRMRMEGLRGDATAVVEADMAFHGRLCAWADHPTLLRVWELLYTQMERFLVLYDVEHFADLTQVAANHEPVLEAIRSGDADEAASAIHEHVLIGAPPMLVAADNHFFSDLRRRAAVH
- a CDS encoding sugar phosphate isomerase/epimerase, producing MELTCTSFSFPLLPFETSLRQIALLDIPNVDLGAHADGTHLRPAEIEANPTRQADRVSRAVDAAGIGIADLFPTFGMGFRDRPVNTPDPEVRAANRRRFQAFVEFCKRTDCPGITLLPGVVWPELGQESSFELSRVALTELVEIGRSAGLRVSVEAHLESVVEQPEQALALVEAVPGLQLTLDYSHFIANGIPAERVHPLLPHAGHLHARQAAPGYLQRPRREGTIDFGDIVRRLKEIGYSGRICVEYTWQEWRGCNTEDVVSESVMLRDELRGYIEA
- the rhmD gene encoding L-rhamnonate dehydratase, with amino-acid sequence MRSPRIREVRAYVIEPGEAGADYHNQGKGHWIVDTSIANPMSVYEQYRASRTSWGINALGTVVTQVELEDGTVGVGASVGGEPACYIIEKHLSRFVEGQQVHNLELMWDMMWRATMPYGRKGLPIQAISAVDLAIWDALGKVRQEPVYAMLGGKTKDRLPVYATTVRPDLAKQMGFVAAKMPCRHGPAEGQEGLRKNVEAFIEWRESVGPDFPLKLDCYMSLTVPYAIELGKALAEHGLYWIEECLPPDDYAGYAELKRALTGITLVTTGEHEYTRYGFRELIARNAADVLQPDVNWVGGLTECRRIVAMAAAYDIPVIPHGSSVFSYHMQYAFRNCPVGEILIMSPEADRVVPVFGDLFANEPLPRDGYIDLDDTPGWGVELNPSLKLARPYGTR
- a CDS encoding SDR family NAD(P)-dependent oxidoreductase, yielding MQTSPTAIITGGARGIGYAAAEVLGRDGYALVLADLDADAGADAALKLEEAGYAAIAVRTDVSEPESVQQMVDEVLRRFGRIDVLVNNAGIAGRAAPIHEVTIEEWDRLMAIDLRSVFLCCRAVLPEMLARGKGAIVNVASVAGKEGNPNMAPYSTAKAGVIGFTKAVAKEVAQKGVRVNAVAPATAETDILKTLSEEAINYMRSKIPMGRLCKVEEVAEVIAFLASDRASFVTGQTYDVSGGRCTY